GGAGATTTTCAAGAAGGTAGGCATAGATCCGCCAAAAGGAATTCTTCTCTACGGAATGCCGGGAACCGGAAAAACATTGGTCGCTCGTGCGGTTGCTCACGAAACCAAAGCTACCTTCATAAGGTTAATAGGTTCTGAGTTGGTTCAGAAATACATCGGGGAGGGCGCAAGAATAGTTAGGGAGCTCTTCGATCTGGCAAGAGAAAAAGCTCCATCAATAGTCTTCATAGATGAGTTAGACGCAATCGGGGCAAGACGTCTAGACTCTGCCACTAGTGGAGACAGAGAGGTCTACAGAACCTTCCTGCAACTTCTTGCGGAAATCGACGGCTTTGACCCCTGCGATAATGTGAAAATAATCGGCGCCACAAACCGTCCGGATATCTTAGATCCAGCCATTCTGAGACCAGGAAGACTGGATCGTCTAATTCACTTCCCACTCCCCGATGAGCAGGCAAGACTCGCAATCTTCCAGATTCACACGAGGAGAATGAATCTAGGGAAATCCGTTAATCTTAAAAGGTTGGCCAAGTCCACAGCCGGAGCGACGGGTGCCGATATAAAAGCGATATGTACCGAGGCGGGAATGTTCGCAATCAGAGAAGGGCGGGAAATAGTGGAAGAAGTAGACTTTGAAAAAGCTATTGCCAAAGTTCTCCCACCGAACAGATTGGAGATCTCTGATGTCGTTCCAAAACCGGAAAAAATGTATGGCTACTGAGAAAGGCGTTTCTCCAGAATATGCCTTATCTCTCTGGGGTCTCCTTTTCCTTTGATTTTTTTCATAACCACACCAACAAGAAAATCCAAGGCTTTTTCTTTTCCTTTTCGGTAATCTTCAACGGCTTTGTTTTCTTCTTGCAGGGTCTCTTCTATAGCCTTTAAAATTTCGCTGGCTTCAATAGCTAAAAAGCCCATCTCTCTCGCGATTTCCTTAGGATCTCCGGGCTCAACAACCATCTTGCGTAGAACCAGCTCTCCTTGCTCGGGAGTTATTTCCCCAGATCTCACCATCTCAAGCAGTTTGGCGATATCATTGGGCGAAACTCTCAAATCTTTTGCTCTTAGCTTTAAGTAATTCAAAACTTTTTTCAATCTCGTTCTAATCCAATTGGCTGCCAGAACCGAATCTGTTAGTTTGGCTACCTCTTCAAAGAAATCGGCAAGTTCTTTTTCACCCACGATAGCCTCAGCCATCTCCTCTGTTATTCCGTACTGTCTAATCAATCTCTCCTTTCGCAGATGAGGAGCCTCAGGCATTTTCCTTCTTATTTCTTCAACC
This region of Candidatus Hadarchaeales archaeon genomic DNA includes:
- a CDS encoding proteasome-activating nucleotidase; translation: MAEKNTHEEYVTDYIQSLEQRIRELEREKREFEARCLRLEKEIASLRNELRRLQTPPLLTATLVDLLEDGRAIVRSSAGPSFIVPVHGFINHKDLKPGARVALNQRTYAVVEVLPSKKDPYVLGMEVEEAPQVTYNDIGGLEEQIREIREAVELPLLKPEIFKKVGIDPPKGILLYGMPGTGKTLVARAVAHETKATFIRLIGSELVQKYIGEGARIVRELFDLAREKAPSIVFIDELDAIGARRLDSATSGDREVYRTFLQLLAEIDGFDPCDNVKIIGATNRPDILDPAILRPGRLDRLIHFPLPDEQARLAIFQIHTRRMNLGKSVNLKRLAKSTAGATGADIKAICTEAGMFAIREGREIVEEVDFEKAIAKVLPPNRLEISDVVPKPEKMYGY